A region of Moorena producens PAL-8-15-08-1 DNA encodes the following proteins:
- a CDS encoding RNA-guided endonuclease InsQ/TnpB family protein, which translates to MRHQAVKIRIYPTQEQIHILAQHFGCARWWWNYALNQCIETYKETGKGLSRSALNAMLPKLKKDEKTEWLKDCYSQVLQSVSLNLSRAYQNFFEGRAKYPRFKSYHHRQSIQYPQYVKQVGDCFKFPGKLGVVKAIIHRPLDGTIKTVTVSKTPSGKYYASVLMEYDSDDVRPSTEGKVIGIDLGIKDFAITYDGEKTSKFGNPKHLAKYQRKLAKKQRIAARKKKGSNGRKKARKIVAKVYERIGNVRQDYLHKLSRKIVDHNQVVVVENLNVKGMVRNHKLAKAISDIGWGIFVNFLYYKCEKDGKVMVEINRWFPSSKTCSNCHYQIKELPLDVRAWTCPSCGTHHDRDGNAAKNIRAEGIRMLSSSGTGEVNASGEEVRPRRGRPSKLRCEPWRI; encoded by the coding sequence GTGAGACATCAAGCCGTCAAAATAAGGATTTACCCCACACAAGAGCAAATTCATATACTTGCTCAGCACTTTGGCTGTGCTCGTTGGTGGTGGAATTATGCGCTAAATCAATGCATAGAAACTTACAAAGAGACCGGCAAAGGGTTGTCTCGTTCTGCACTCAATGCTATGTTGCCAAAGCTCAAAAAAGATGAGAAAACCGAATGGCTAAAAGACTGTTACTCTCAGGTTTTACAATCTGTAAGTCTCAACCTTAGTCGTGCGTATCAAAACTTTTTTGAGGGTAGAGCTAAGTATCCTAGGTTCAAGTCATATCATCACCGTCAATCAATCCAGTACCCACAGTATGTGAAACAGGTAGGTGATTGTTTTAAATTTCCCGGAAAACTCGGTGTTGTTAAAGCAATAATTCACCGACCGCTAGACGGAACGATCAAAACTGTAACCGTCAGCAAAACCCCGTCTGGGAAATACTACGCTTCTGTGTTGATGGAGTACGATTCGGATGATGTACGACCTTCCACAGAGGGAAAGGTTATTGGGATTGATTTGGGTATCAAGGATTTTGCTATTACCTACGATGGCGAAAAGACCTCTAAATTTGGGAACCCAAAGCACTTAGCCAAGTATCAACGAAAACTAGCCAAAAAGCAACGTATTGCTGCTCGGAAGAAGAAGGGCAGTAATGGTCGCAAGAAAGCTAGAAAGATTGTAGCTAAGGTATACGAACGGATTGGAAATGTCCGCCAAGACTACCTACATAAACTATCCAGGAAGATAGTTGATCATAATCAAGTGGTAGTAGTAGAGAACCTAAATGTCAAGGGCATGGTTCGTAACCACAAATTAGCTAAAGCAATATCTGATATAGGCTGGGGAATCTTTGTCAACTTTTTGTATTATAAATGTGAAAAAGACGGAAAAGTCATGGTCGAGATAAATCGGTGGTTCCCCAGCTCTAAAACCTGCTCTAATTGTCATTACCAAATCAAGGAGTTGCCGCTTGATGTAAGGGCTTGGACTTGTCCAAGTTGTGGAACTCATCACGACAGAGACGGTAATGCGGCAAAGAATATTAGAGCAGAAGGAATCAGAATGCTATCCTCCTCTGGGACGGGGGAGGTCAACGCCAGTGGAGAAGAAGTAAGACCAAGACGTGGACGTCCGTCCAAGTTGAGGTGCGAACCGTGGCGAATTTAA
- a CDS encoding calcium-binding protein, with amino-acid sequence MAATLSPGSTAPLFISDFEGAMFFDSPQEGGGVFAVGQEDQTNIFIFGDGNDVAAGGDEVDIIMAGAGDDNIQGAGGTDFVFGGLGDDIVRGGLGDDVVVGNEGSDVLISGGGSDIYEFFADQFLEGDLDIILDFEVGSDAIVVVGSTDVSYDAFTGFLSVDGSEVAVVNYPNLLRCSRSVGERRSWGFQFHGRMPKVRFP; translated from the coding sequence ATGGCAGCAACATTAAGTCCAGGTAGCACAGCTCCGCTATTTATAAGCGATTTTGAGGGTGCAATGTTTTTTGATAGCCCTCAAGAGGGTGGAGGTGTATTCGCCGTAGGACAAGAAGATCAAACTAACATTTTTATTTTTGGCGACGGTAATGATGTAGCAGCTGGCGGCGATGAAGTAGATATAATCATGGCTGGAGCAGGAGACGATAACATCCAAGGTGCTGGAGGAACTGACTTTGTCTTCGGCGGTCTCGGAGATGATATTGTTCGAGGCGGCTTAGGAGATGATGTTGTTGTTGGCAATGAAGGATCCGATGTTCTGATCAGTGGCGGCGGCAGCGATATCTACGAGTTTTTCGCAGATCAGTTCTTAGAAGGAGACTTGGATATTATCCTCGACTTCGAGGTAGGAAGTGATGCGATCGTAGTTGTAGGCAGCACTGATGTAAGTTACGATGCCTTCACGGGCTTTTTATCGGTTGATGGATCGGAAGTTGCAGTAGTGAACTACCCCAACTTACTTCGTTGTTCGCGTAGCGTCGGCGAACGCCGAAGTTGGGGCTTCCAGTTTCACGGAAGAATGCCGAAGGTGCGCTTTCCGTAG
- a CDS encoding Crp/Fnr family transcriptional regulator, with protein MNLLKPESLPPALSQGVIFQNLVAEQKLFYQGNSASSFFVVETGRFKLVHYTQSGKMVTLQVVRAGESLAESALFSTVYPYTAIAKVASRVIVYPKQRLLSSLCLYPELAENFMTILVRHIHSLRVRLEWREIRTAHERVLQYLHYLAQFRNQTVLSLDQPFKEIAAELGLTPETVSRALMQLEKTGAITRKRRLITLI; from the coding sequence ATGAATCTATTGAAACCTGAGAGCCTTCCCCCTGCTCTAAGTCAGGGTGTCATCTTCCAGAATCTGGTTGCTGAACAGAAGCTATTCTACCAGGGAAATTCCGCATCGTCTTTTTTTGTAGTGGAAACAGGGCGATTCAAACTTGTTCACTACACTCAATCAGGGAAAATGGTTACACTCCAGGTGGTTAGAGCCGGTGAGAGCTTAGCTGAAAGTGCTCTTTTCTCAACGGTCTATCCTTACACAGCAATTGCTAAGGTAGCTTCACGAGTAATTGTTTATCCCAAGCAACGTCTTTTGTCAAGCCTTTGCCTTTATCCTGAGTTGGCAGAGAATTTCATGACCATTTTGGTTAGACACATTCACTCCCTCAGAGTCCGTTTAGAGTGGCGAGAAATTCGGACTGCTCACGAGCGGGTACTTCAATATCTACACTACTTAGCTCAGTTCCGTAATCAAACCGTTCTCAGCTTAGACCAACCCTTCAAAGAAATTGCTGCTGAGCTAGGTTTGACTCCCGAAACCGTATCACGAGCTTTGATGCAACTGGAGAAAACAGGAGCAATTACTCGTAAAAGGCGTTTGATTACCTTAATTTAA
- a CDS encoding adenylate/guanylate cyclase domain-containing protein — protein sequence MASVSLKKIISKPKALGVISQLIDAIDTVVQIEDIYGKLLLDNPRKISVLGDCNLANKYPVEARGQVIGWVKGDQKAIPIKELLNYLANQELEKKDLGSAILDQYREINLLYRVSERIPSCLELSAIAQLFLDEARRLIPGDCGSVLLINSETDQLDIISAFGKQYNPKDFFQLSNSNTENGLGIGKAEIVNQVQDDPRFIATVKSINSLVCAPLKTQKGLLGVINFCSEKPVNYTAQDLKFLTILGAQAAGAIENALLHRNKLQEERIKSRLERYIPSQLVQAIIDAKGNISLTPAKKPITILFSDIRNFTTRCEELEAHKIVEYLNEYFTSMVDVIFSHDGTVNKFVGDMIVAMFGAPSKLEDNQGQAIAAAIAMQHQLKTMPTPWIRENFLTGIGISSGEVVVGNIGSPQHMDYTAIGDEVNIAARLQAMANGGQILVSGSVYEATKHQYTYRELGQVSIKGKRQTVDVFELIN from the coding sequence ATGGCATCTGTCAGTCTCAAAAAAATTATTTCTAAGCCAAAAGCGCTAGGGGTCATAAGTCAACTGATTGACGCCATAGACACCGTTGTCCAGATTGAGGATATCTACGGAAAGCTGCTGTTGGACAATCCTAGGAAAATTTCGGTATTGGGAGATTGTAACTTAGCTAATAAATATCCCGTTGAAGCAAGAGGTCAGGTGATTGGCTGGGTCAAGGGGGATCAGAAAGCGATCCCAATTAAAGAACTCCTGAATTATTTGGCTAATCAAGAATTAGAAAAAAAAGATCTAGGCAGTGCTATCTTAGATCAATACCGAGAAATTAATTTACTTTATAGAGTTTCGGAACGGATTCCATCCTGTTTAGAGCTATCCGCTATTGCTCAGCTTTTCCTAGATGAAGCGAGAAGACTGATTCCAGGAGATTGTGGTTCAGTCTTGTTAATTAATTCCGAAACTGATCAACTAGATATAATCTCAGCCTTTGGCAAACAGTATAATCCAAAAGATTTTTTTCAGCTGAGCAATAGTAATACAGAGAATGGGCTAGGAATTGGTAAGGCTGAGATTGTAAATCAGGTTCAAGATGATCCCAGGTTTATTGCTACTGTGAAGTCCATAAACTCTCTGGTTTGTGCTCCTCTAAAAACCCAAAAGGGTCTGCTGGGGGTGATTAACTTTTGTAGTGAAAAACCGGTTAATTATACAGCTCAAGACTTGAAATTTTTAACGATTCTTGGAGCTCAAGCAGCAGGAGCTATTGAAAATGCTTTGCTCCATAGAAATAAACTACAGGAGGAGCGGATTAAAAGCCGACTGGAACGCTATATTCCTTCCCAACTTGTCCAAGCCATTATTGATGCCAAGGGCAATATCTCTCTGACTCCAGCCAAAAAGCCTATTACTATATTGTTCTCTGATATTCGGAATTTCACAACTCGGTGTGAAGAATTAGAAGCCCATAAAATTGTTGAATACCTGAACGAATATTTTACCTCCATGGTGGATGTCATTTTCAGCCATGACGGAACAGTCAATAAATTTGTGGGGGATATGATTGTGGCTATGTTTGGTGCCCCCTCTAAGCTAGAGGATAATCAGGGACAAGCGATCGCAGCTGCTATTGCTATGCAACATCAACTTAAAACTATGCCTACCCCCTGGATCCGGGAGAATTTTCTAACCGGTATTGGGATTAGTTCAGGAGAAGTCGTGGTGGGAAACATTGGTTCTCCTCAGCATATGGACTATACAGCCATTGGTGATGAAGTCAATATCGCTGCCAGATTACAAGCTATGGCCAACGGGGGTCAGATCCTCGTCAGTGGTAGTGTCTATGAAGCGACCAAGCACCAGTATACCTATCGGGAATTGGGTCAGGTTTCAATCAAGGGAAAACGGCAAACAGTAGATGTATTTGAGCTGATTAACTGA
- a CDS encoding GAF domain-containing protein yields the protein MAAIKLKKIIVQKDISSLLNNLITSLGGDISIQDIDEQLLLGDEPDYSSCKYKIDLKGTTLGWVRGGENARPIAALLNYLANRELERRAIAIETLENYREINLLYNLSAKLTANLMPQDVAQIVINQTRELIPVNRGFLFLLDQDQSQLEVLASFDPKMGDRPHKQSIAGIVRSVIMTGVGEIVNDVSSDPRFVPSDYPISSLMCVPLKTKDQVIGVIELSSEKPVDYTARDLKLISALASQATSAISNAILYENMLREERVRSTLNRYF from the coding sequence ATGGCTGCTATTAAACTTAAAAAAATAATTGTCCAAAAAGACATCTCGTCACTGCTCAATAACCTGATAACTTCCCTGGGAGGAGATATTAGTATTCAAGATATTGATGAGCAACTGTTATTGGGAGATGAGCCTGATTATTCATCTTGCAAATACAAGATAGACCTGAAAGGAACTACTTTAGGGTGGGTCAGGGGAGGAGAGAATGCTCGTCCTATTGCTGCTCTACTCAATTATTTAGCGAATCGAGAACTAGAACGCCGCGCAATTGCTATAGAAACCTTAGAAAACTATCGAGAAATAAACTTACTCTACAATCTATCGGCGAAATTAACTGCCAACTTAATGCCTCAAGACGTTGCTCAAATTGTGATTAATCAAACTAGGGAATTAATTCCAGTAAATCGGGGATTTCTCTTTTTGCTAGACCAAGACCAATCCCAACTGGAAGTACTGGCTAGCTTTGATCCAAAAATGGGGGATAGACCCCACAAGCAATCGATAGCAGGTATTGTTCGCAGTGTGATTATGACTGGTGTAGGAGAAATCGTTAACGATGTCTCATCGGATCCCAGGTTTGTGCCATCTGATTATCCGATCAGTTCCCTAATGTGTGTCCCACTCAAGACCAAAGATCAGGTAATTGGTGTGATTGAGCTCAGTAGTGAAAAACCTGTAGACTATACAGCCAGGGATTTGAAATTGATCAGTGCTTTAGCATCTCAAGCCACATCAGCCATATCTAATGCTATCCTCTATGAGAATATGCTTCGAGAAGAACGGGTGAGGAGTACTTTGAATCGATACTTTTAA
- a CDS encoding ATP-binding protein, which yields METSEYTQLKPFVQAREYFEEILNWLCSEEAYRLTYYQIEENLWINGMELLRQLLQGYLDWRGDNQPEALYPRRQGRYSTQVNPQPGSDWGIVQDRDNLYSDARGGTEDIRGERGGKQLSSYPTSRQPSLRTIFGTVRLNRFNASSQRNSPPDNSPLNVYPHGYCQVSGIPLASEVDTSCSDPTILAQPQAKAAGVSQEQQKGFSITEMGTWFRRQWWLKHNSYQSVWQPRRSVPRLLISGTIALVGTAAFTSYWVVRSLILESLKDNAELKVKMAGHQIDEWLAALMAKVETIANTPEVRSLEWEVAQPYLQFEQERLPDFHMFVMAKGNGSYYTSRAGFIEGKNLSDRTHFQRAMQGETFVDNPVVSRSTGIRQVNIAAPIWSVPPNNDTEITPENLAVGNLTNEDVELGDVTEAKPGELAGPFSFPMGEFAGPVSLDRLSEVITNTTLGEGSYAFALDSEGVPIAHPDPKVIQFARSFLDSRDPNLKQIAQEMMEARKIANPQDSVRLLELDGQWVYVTYAPLQHADWSVALVIPRANVERQLNSLNLLASVLGVMLIIAMVIALLQIQTFEQTNARAQQEALLNRLTTRIRESLDLETTVQTTVNEIASLLRLDRVTFGWYHQEQQCLEILCEHRKADLPSQVGLIRIKSCNDLCDRLSQGQMVQFHDSGDKLIYCQTGNYLALPVMIRGLHPPGYLICMRRKPWSCSDLELELLQAVSNQLAIAINQAHLYTTTQEQYRIVSEQAQCLKTTTTQLQHTLAYVDAMIRSLADGLLVTDTKGKITRINPALVSLFDLEEIELIGQGCQGVLGNAIANLVTLTKTNPQQVFTAEVELTNQRIGKAVATAILKDTKATDNPNSQDGFMGSVILIRDITFEKEVDRMKTDFISTVSHELRTPLTSVMGFAKLIQKKLEKTLFPLIYTNDHKIQRTLKQVSENVNIIISEGERLKALINDVLDLAKLEAGRVEWKMQPLSVVDVLERAIIATTALFEQNDVELIKSIDEGFPQIIGDRDRLIQVVINLISNAAKFTDKGFVYCKVRRTGSEITVSIIDSGIGISEAEQTLIFEKFKQAGNTLTEKPQGTGLGLPICKEIVEHHGGKIWVESELGKGSNFSFRLPIPVESEPGVKTIAAETLLTQLHSSMTTSTIIRNSRKKTILIVDDEAPIRELLKQHLRAEGYRIQEAKDGWEAIQQIKQEPPDLIILDVMMPRMNGFDTAAVVKNDLDSMDIPIIILSITEDQHALGVERCLSKPINLEELLKEVVRLTSQEKPTKQVLIVKENLPQAEMITQALRKRGIGIISARNGQDCISIAISLKPDIILVNSGIAKEQALVKKVRFEQGLATTFFVFLDD from the coding sequence ATGGAAACATCTGAATATACTCAGCTCAAGCCATTTGTCCAAGCTCGTGAGTACTTTGAAGAAATTCTTAATTGGCTCTGTTCTGAGGAAGCGTACCGTCTCACCTATTACCAGATAGAAGAAAACCTCTGGATCAATGGTATGGAACTGTTGCGGCAACTGCTACAAGGTTATCTGGATTGGCGGGGAGACAATCAGCCAGAAGCACTATATCCAAGAAGGCAGGGTAGGTACTCTACCCAGGTCAATCCCCAGCCTGGAAGTGATTGGGGTATTGTCCAAGATAGGGATAATTTGTACTCCGATGCAAGAGGGGGAACAGAGGACATCAGAGGAGAAAGGGGAGGTAAACAATTGTCATCTTATCCCACCAGTAGGCAACCCAGCCTAAGGACTATCTTCGGAACAGTTAGACTGAATCGTTTTAATGCTAGTTCCCAGAGAAACTCACCTCCGGATAATTCCCCACTCAACGTTTACCCACACGGGTACTGTCAGGTGAGCGGTATTCCTTTAGCATCAGAGGTGGACACCAGTTGCTCCGACCCCACTATCCTAGCCCAACCCCAGGCAAAAGCTGCTGGAGTTTCTCAGGAACAACAGAAAGGATTTTCCATAACAGAGATGGGAACTTGGTTTAGACGCCAGTGGTGGCTTAAGCACAATAGTTATCAATCCGTATGGCAACCAAGGCGTTCTGTTCCCCGGTTGTTAATTAGTGGCACCATTGCGCTAGTGGGAACAGCAGCTTTCACAAGTTATTGGGTGGTTCGGAGTTTGATTCTTGAGAGTCTCAAGGATAATGCTGAATTGAAGGTCAAGATGGCGGGACATCAAATTGATGAATGGCTGGCGGCTCTGATGGCGAAGGTGGAAACGATTGCGAATACTCCCGAAGTTCGGTCTTTGGAGTGGGAGGTTGCCCAACCCTATCTGCAATTCGAGCAAGAACGATTACCCGATTTTCATATGTTTGTCATGGCTAAGGGGAATGGCTCTTACTACACCAGTCGTGCAGGTTTTATTGAGGGGAAGAATCTTAGCGATCGCACTCACTTTCAACGAGCGATGCAAGGAGAAACCTTTGTGGATAATCCGGTGGTCTCTCGTTCTACTGGTATTCGCCAAGTCAATATTGCGGCTCCTATCTGGTCAGTTCCCCCCAACAATGACACGGAAATTACTCCAGAAAACCTGGCTGTGGGCAACCTAACCAACGAGGATGTGGAACTGGGGGATGTAACCGAAGCAAAACCAGGGGAGTTGGCTGGTCCATTTTCTTTCCCCATGGGAGAATTTGCTGGACCGGTTTCCCTAGACCGACTGTCAGAGGTGATTACCAATACTACCTTGGGAGAAGGGAGTTATGCCTTTGCTTTGGACTCAGAAGGAGTACCCATTGCCCATCCAGACCCAAAGGTAATTCAATTTGCTAGGAGTTTTTTAGACTCCCGTGACCCCAATCTCAAGCAAATTGCTCAAGAGATGATGGAGGCTAGGAAAATAGCCAACCCGCAAGATTCGGTAAGGCTACTGGAACTGGATGGTCAGTGGGTGTATGTTACCTATGCTCCTCTGCAACACGCGGATTGGTCTGTGGCTTTGGTGATTCCCCGGGCTAATGTGGAGCGACAACTCAATTCTCTCAATCTGCTGGCATCGGTGTTGGGAGTGATGCTGATCATCGCCATGGTTATTGCTTTACTACAGATTCAAACTTTCGAGCAGACCAACGCCAGGGCTCAGCAGGAGGCGCTGCTGAATCGGCTTACTACTCGTATTCGTGAATCTCTGGATTTGGAAACAACTGTGCAAACTACTGTCAATGAAATTGCTAGCCTCTTGCGTCTCGACCGAGTGACTTTTGGCTGGTATCACCAAGAGCAACAATGCTTGGAAATTCTGTGTGAACATCGAAAAGCTGATTTACCGTCCCAAGTGGGATTAATACGTATCAAGTCTTGTAATGATTTATGCGATCGCTTAAGCCAAGGACAGATGGTTCAGTTCCATGATAGTGGTGATAAACTCATCTACTGCCAGACAGGGAACTATCTGGCGTTACCAGTCATGATTCGGGGGTTGCATCCTCCTGGCTATTTAATTTGTATGCGCCGCAAGCCTTGGAGCTGTAGTGATTTGGAATTGGAGCTACTACAAGCGGTGAGCAATCAGTTAGCGATCGCCATCAACCAGGCACATTTATACACCACTACTCAAGAACAGTACAGAATTGTCAGTGAACAAGCTCAGTGCCTCAAAACCACCACGACTCAATTACAGCATACTCTGGCTTATGTGGATGCGATGATTAGAAGCTTAGCCGATGGATTACTGGTAACAGATACCAAGGGCAAAATTACTCGCATCAATCCAGCTTTGGTGAGCTTGTTTGATTTGGAGGAAATCGAGTTAATCGGTCAAGGGTGTCAGGGAGTGTTGGGGAATGCGATCGCAAACCTAGTCACTCTTACCAAGACTAACCCTCAACAAGTCTTTACCGCTGAAGTAGAACTGACCAATCAACGGATTGGCAAAGCCGTAGCCACTGCTATTCTAAAAGATACTAAGGCGACAGATAATCCTAATAGTCAGGATGGCTTTATGGGTTCGGTGATTCTGATCCGAGATATTACCTTTGAAAAAGAAGTAGACCGGATGAAAACAGACTTTATTTCCACAGTTTCCCATGAATTGAGGACTCCCCTAACCTCAGTCATGGGTTTTGCCAAACTGATTCAGAAAAAACTGGAAAAAACCCTATTTCCCTTAATTTATACCAATGACCACAAGATTCAGCGCACCCTGAAGCAAGTGTCAGAAAATGTTAACATTATTATCTCCGAAGGGGAGCGTCTTAAAGCTTTGATCAATGATGTCCTGGATCTGGCTAAGCTAGAAGCTGGTCGAGTAGAGTGGAAAATGCAACCCCTCTCAGTTGTAGATGTCCTAGAACGAGCAATCATTGCTACGACTGCTCTGTTTGAACAGAATGATGTGGAATTAATTAAGAGTATAGACGAGGGCTTCCCTCAGATAATTGGTGACCGAGACCGACTAATTCAGGTGGTGATTAATCTAATCTCTAATGCAGCTAAGTTTACGGATAAAGGGTTTGTATACTGTAAAGTAAGGCGAACTGGTTCAGAGATTACCGTTAGTATCATTGATAGCGGTATAGGCATTTCTGAAGCCGAGCAGACGCTGATCTTTGAAAAATTCAAACAGGCGGGTAATACTCTAACTGAAAAACCTCAAGGTACCGGCTTAGGACTCCCTATTTGTAAGGAAATTGTGGAACATCATGGAGGAAAAATTTGGGTCGAAAGCGAACTGGGCAAAGGGAGTAACTTCTCCTTTAGGTTACCCATCCCCGTTGAGTCTGAACCTGGAGTAAAAACCATAGCTGCTGAAACCCTGCTCACCCAACTCCACTCATCCATGACCACCTCGACAATTATCAGAAATTCGAGGAAGAAAACCATTCTGATTGTGGATGATGAAGCTCCAATTCGAGAGCTACTCAAGCAGCATCTTAGAGCAGAAGGTTACAGGATTCAGGAAGCGAAAGATGGTTGGGAAGCAATTCAACAGATCAAACAAGAACCTCCTGATCTAATTATCTTGGATGTAATGATGCCGAGAATGAATGGGTTTGATACAGCAGCGGTGGTTAAAAATGACTTGGACAGTATGGATATTCCGATTATCATTTTGTCTATCACTGAAGATCAACATGCTCTAGGAGTTGAGCGATGTTTGAGCAAACCGATTAATCTCGAAGAACTGCTCAAAGAGGTTGTTCGACTGACCTCTCAAGAAAAGCCTACTAAGCAAGTTTTGATAGTGAAGGAAAATCTCCCTCAAGCTGAAATGATTACTCAGGCATTACGGAAAAGAGGAATCGGGATAATTTCTGCCCGAAATGGTCAAGATTGTATTTCTATAGCAATTTCATTAAAACCTGATATAATTCTGGTTAACTCAGGGATTGCGAAAGAACAAGCATTGGTTAAAAAGGTGCGTTTTGAACAGGGATTAGCTACGACATTTTTTGTATTCTTAGATGATTAA
- a CDS encoding cytochrome-c peroxidase: MIKPSEYSILFDEPIQPIPLKVELNKDKVKLGKRLFHDPQLSQDNTISCASCHNLNTGGTDQMVRSIGINNRMGLINAPTVFNSGFNFKQHWDGSVETLEEQIDRPIHAEHEMGSNWQEIFSKLKQSPEYVSLFNQLYKDGINSDNIKDAIATFERSLYTPNSRFDQFLRGHKNALSSSEQEGYRLFKAYGCVSCHQGVNVGSNMFQAFGLFGDYFKDRGKLTKADLGRFNVTGNERDRYVFKVPSLRNVALTSPYFHDGSAETLEEAVTIMGKYELGRRLSPNDIGLIVKFLKTLTGEYQGKPL; the protein is encoded by the coding sequence ATGATAAAACCATCGGAATATAGTATTTTATTTGATGAACCAATTCAGCCAATTCCACTAAAAGTAGAATTAAACAAAGACAAGGTTAAACTGGGCAAGAGGCTTTTTCATGACCCCCAACTGTCACAGGATAACACTATCTCCTGTGCTAGCTGCCACAATCTAAATACCGGTGGTACAGACCAAATGGTGCGTTCAATTGGGATCAACAATAGGATGGGCTTGATCAATGCACCCACAGTCTTCAACAGTGGATTCAATTTTAAGCAACATTGGGATGGAAGCGTTGAAACCCTAGAGGAACAGATTGATAGACCAATCCATGCAGAGCATGAAATGGGTTCTAATTGGCAAGAAATCTTCAGTAAGCTCAAGCAATCCCCTGAGTATGTCTCACTATTTAACCAACTCTATAAAGATGGTATCAACAGCGACAATATCAAGGATGCGATCGCTACTTTTGAAAGATCGCTGTACACTCCCAACTCACGCTTTGACCAATTTCTGCGCGGCCATAAAAATGCCCTCTCCTCCTCAGAACAAGAAGGCTATCGTCTATTTAAAGCCTATGGCTGTGTTAGCTGTCACCAAGGAGTCAATGTCGGCAGTAATATGTTCCAGGCTTTTGGTCTGTTTGGAGATTACTTTAAAGATCGCGGTAAGCTTACCAAAGCTGATTTGGGACGCTTTAATGTCACTGGCAATGAACGTGATCGTTATGTATTTAAGGTTCCCAGTTTGCGCAACGTTGCTCTAACATCACCATATTTTCACGACGGTTCAGCTGAAACTCTTGAAGAAGCTGTGACGATAATGGGCAAATATGAATTGGGACGCCGACTGTCGCCAAACGATATTGGTTTGATTGTCAAGTTCCTGAAAACTCTCACAGGCGAGTATCAAGGAAAACCATTGTGA